A genomic segment from Hemitrygon akajei chromosome 27, sHemAka1.3, whole genome shotgun sequence encodes:
- the LOC140717294 gene encoding CMRF35-like molecule 1 isoform X2, translated as MGMTLLLLVAFLSVTYADITGPSVKTGTVGHRVEIVCKFNTFFRNYQKYWCKGYYRRTCTVLVQTQGPEMKSGDGRITIAANNLKGELTIQIERLTKSDKGWYWCGIDKPHLLDPLSAVELKVREGQKLLPTDKQKLRLFIILGLVFGILTTVFLGLLVLVLKKVRKQKNKDKEKESTAENSIPKSNSVLSKEKEAGVTYATVAIQPTGHPQEDSATYDNVNPSSSAEESKPSVIEPPASEQIEYSTIAFKK; from the exons ATGGGTATGACTCTTCTATTATTGGTGGCTTTCCTCTCAG TGACATACGCTGACATAACTGGACCGAGTGTGAAAACTGGAACAGTGGGACATAGAGTTGAAATCGTTTGCAAGTTTAACACGTTTTTCAGAAACTATCAGAAGTACTGGTGCAAAGGATACTACCGCAGGACCTGCACTGTTTTAGTACAAACGCAAGGCCCTGAGATGAAAAGTGGAGACGGCAGAATAACAATTGCAGCTAACAACCTAAAAGGAGAACTTACAATACAAATAGAGAGATTAACAAAAAGTGATAAGGGTTGGTATTGGTGTGGAATAGATAAGCCTCATCTTCTGGATCCTTTAAGTGCCGTAGAACTTAAAGTTCGTGAAG GTCAAAAGTTACTTCCTACGGACAAACAAAAACTCAG GCTTTTCATAATACTTGGACTAGTGTTCGGAATACTAACTACGGTGTTCCTTGGACTCCTGGTACTAGTTTTGAAAAAAGTGAGAAAGCAGAAAAATAAAG ATAAGGAGAAGGAGTCAACTGCCGAGAATTCTATTCCGAAGTCAAACTCTGTG CTCTCCAAAGAGAAGGAAGCCGGCGTTACCTATGCCACTGTGGCGATTCAGCCTACTGGCCACCCTCAGGAAGACTCCGCCACGTACGATAATGTGAACCCTTCCAGCAGCGCGGAGGAGAGCAAGCCATCAGTCATCGAGCCTCCAGCTTCAGAACAAATAGAGTATTCTACAATTGCATTCAAAAAGTAA
- the LOC140717294 gene encoding CMRF35-like molecule 1 isoform X1: MGMTLLLLVAFLSVTYADITGPSVKTGTVGHRVEIVCKFNTFFRNYQKYWCKGYYRRTCTVLVQTQGPEMKSGDGRITIAANNLKGELTIQIERLTKSDKGWYWCGIDKPHLLDPLSAVELKVREGQKLLPTDKQKLRLFIILGLVFGILTTVFLGLLVLVLKKVRKQKNKALNEHMDGCKVEFKGMQAIEGQETDKEKESTAENSIPKSNSVLSKEKEAGVTYATVAIQPTGHPQEDSATYDNVNPSSSAEESKPSVIEPPASEQIEYSTIAFKK; the protein is encoded by the exons ATGGGTATGACTCTTCTATTATTGGTGGCTTTCCTCTCAG TGACATACGCTGACATAACTGGACCGAGTGTGAAAACTGGAACAGTGGGACATAGAGTTGAAATCGTTTGCAAGTTTAACACGTTTTTCAGAAACTATCAGAAGTACTGGTGCAAAGGATACTACCGCAGGACCTGCACTGTTTTAGTACAAACGCAAGGCCCTGAGATGAAAAGTGGAGACGGCAGAATAACAATTGCAGCTAACAACCTAAAAGGAGAACTTACAATACAAATAGAGAGATTAACAAAAAGTGATAAGGGTTGGTATTGGTGTGGAATAGATAAGCCTCATCTTCTGGATCCTTTAAGTGCCGTAGAACTTAAAGTTCGTGAAG GTCAAAAGTTACTTCCTACGGACAAACAAAAACTCAG GCTTTTCATAATACTTGGACTAGTGTTCGGAATACTAACTACGGTGTTCCTTGGACTCCTGGTACTAGTTTTGAAAAAAGTGAGAAAGCAGAAAAATAAAG CTCTGAATGAACATATGGATGGCTgcaaagtggaatttaaagggaTGCAGGCAATTGAAGGGCAAGAGACAG ATAAGGAGAAGGAGTCAACTGCCGAGAATTCTATTCCGAAGTCAAACTCTGTG CTCTCCAAAGAGAAGGAAGCCGGCGTTACCTATGCCACTGTGGCGATTCAGCCTACTGGCCACCCTCAGGAAGACTCCGCCACGTACGATAATGTGAACCCTTCCAGCAGCGCGGAGGAGAGCAAGCCATCAGTCATCGAGCCTCCAGCTTCAGAACAAATAGAGTATTCTACAATTGCATTCAAAAAGTAA